The window CGCCCGCTGCCTTTGCGCTGATTCCTGGTGCAACACCAATAACATAATCGGACGACAGCGCCATCCCCTGTCCGGTAATGGCGATCACCATCGCACCGGTCAGCGGCGGGAGCCCGGCAGCAATAGCAGCGGGAAGCAGAATCGCAGAAACCAGAGGAACAGCTGGCGTGGGCCAGAAGAAAAGAGAAATGGTGTATGTTGAAATCGCGATAACCAAAAATGAGGCTATGCCTCCTCGCATCACGCGACGAAACGGCTCCACCATCCGGACATCTGCCTGTATCACCTTCAACGCGTTAAGCAACGCGGTCATGAAGGTAATCACAAGAAAAATGTTGAACAGTTCCTGGGCGGCAACGAAACTTGCCGAAAAAATACCAATCAACCCACTGATAGGGCTACCGGTGATCGCAGTCACCACGAAAAAAGTGCCAAGCACAGAAGGCACAACCACGTTGGCTCGAAAAAGCATTGTTACGATGATTACCAACACACTTAATAGGTATATCCAGTGTGACACGTTCAAGACAACGTCAAATTGCATTAAGAGGCCTTATTCCCATACCAAAAACTGCTACGCAACATCTCGCAATCGCTTTTGATTTTATTCAAAAAAATTGTATACTGTATATTATCTGCAAAATTATATTCACGCATACGCTGGTTTTCCCTATGTTTGACCTGCCATTTCTCTTAAATAGAAATACGAACCTGCCGAACATGATTCGAACGCCTTTCACCTTTAAGCAATTCCCATGCCGACTCTTGACCTCCTGCCGTTTATCAATCCATGGTTATATGCATTGATGGGTGCACTCATTTGCGGGTCTGCCTTCGTTCAGGGTATCAGTGGTGTGGGTTTTACACTCGTTGCTGCACCTGTGGCAGCCATGGTATGTCCTGAATTGGTGCCCGGCGCACTACTGACGCTGGGCAGTTTTGTGACATTGTTGACTGCCATAAGAGAACGACGACATATTGCATGGTCTCACGCCGGGTCAGCCCTCATCGGACGAGCCGCGGGAACAATAGTCGCAGTTTTCCTCCTCACGCAATTGGCACAACGGCCGCTGCACTTTCTTTTTTCCGGTCTGATCATTCTAGCCGTCGGTTTGACAATGTGCGGTCTGCGAATCCAGGGAACACGACTCAATATTAGTATCGCCGGCGTCATTTCGGGCATCATGGGCACGCTGACGTCTGTGGGCGCACCTGCATTAGTCATCATCTTGCACAATCAAAAGCCACCCGTGTTACGCGCAACAATCGGCGCTATTTTATTTTGTGGATCCGTTCTCTCATTATTCATGCTCGCATTGACCGACCATTACCATGCACACGAATTCTGGTTGAGTGCGACACTCATACCCTTCATGCTTATGGGATTTTGGCTGTCTGGCTATATCAGGCACAAGGTCACTCCAACCACCTTGCATAAAGGCCTGCTGATTTTTTGCCTGCTAAGTGCTATCGCTCTTCTGATTAAAACGATCTGATGAACCCTGCAATGTTCACCCATATACAGTATACAAATTGGCCTGTAATCAAGGTTGATCCTTTATAATCAATCTGTTTACATCCACTGATTTCAGACTCACCTTATGAACATTAGCTCAAAAATTGCAGGAGACGAATCTCAAGCTGCTGGCCCTGACCTCAAAATTGGTCAGAAGCACTCCCCGCTGTTTGCAGTCATTCGCGATAAATTGCGAGAGCGCATCTTGTCAGGCGAGTTTCAGCCAGGCGCAAGACTGGTTGAAGACAAGCTTTCAATTGAAATGGCTGTCTCCCGCATTCCCGTGCGTGAAGCATTACGGGCACTCGCGGCTGAGGGCCTAGTCACTATTGAACCTCGCAAAGGCGCTTCCGTTTCAATACTGTCCGAAGAGACCGCATATGATATGGTCGAAGTGCGCGCTTCACTGGAAGGGTTGAATGCCAAGTTGGCGGCGCAGCGGCGTAATGAAGAAGCCATCAAGAAATTACAACTGATATTGGAAGAAGGGGCTGCTGCGGTAGAACGAGACGATATGAGCACATGTCGGGCATTGAACACTCAATTTCATGAGCACCTCGCGCAGGTCGCAGGAAATGCCGTGCTAAATGAATTGATGCGCTCTCTTCGAGACCGTACAGCCTTGGTATTTGCGCCAAGCAATATGAAACGCGTGAAAGAAAACTGGTTCGATCACTCTCAGATCCTGAAAGCTGTGATTGCCGGTAATGGTGAGCTTGCCAGTCTGCTTGCTACCCAACACGTCGATAATGCTGCCCGCGCTTATATCGAAGCACGAGAGAAAACCCACCAGAAGGCCAACGAAGCGTAGCTATTTAAGGGAAATCGCTGACCGATAGTCTGATTTTCAACGCCGGCTGCTCAGATTTTTTGTTTGAAAGGAAGACATCATGACTCTCATCGACCCTGTTTTATTGGGCAGTTTGCTCGTTCTTGGCGCATGCACCGGTTTTCTTGCCGGTTTACTTGGTATCGGCGGTGGCATGATTATCGTGCCATTCCTTACCGCCATTCTCTCTACTCTCGCCGTACCTCTGGATCTGACCGTAAAAATGGCTATTGCTACCTCCATGGGCACGATCCTCTTTACCTCTATTTCAAGCGTACGTGCCCATCAACGAAGAGGAGCCATTCGATGGGATTTGGTGCGCGCTTTTACCCCCGGTATCGTCCTGGGCGCACTGGCTGGCAGTCTCGGCTTGTTCACTTTTGCGCGAGGCACCAGTCTGGCCATACTTTTTGGCTGCTTCGTTATCTTTTCTGCAACCCAGATGTTTCTGGATCGCAAACCCAAACCAAGTCGCTCCATGCCAGAATTGCCCGGGAGGCTGGGTGCTGGCATGATGATTGGCATGATATCGGGACTTGTTGGTGCAGGCGGCGGCTTCATTAGCGTACCGTTCATGATCTGGTGCAATATCTCCATGCATGTCGCCGTCGCAACAAGCGCTGCGCTGGGATTCCCGATCGCATTGGCTAACGTCCTTGGCTATGTTACCGGGGGAATATCCCTCACCCACCTTCCACCGGGATCCTTTGGCTATATCTGGTTGCCGGGTTTGGCTGCCATTGCCCTTCCCAGTGTGTTAACAGCACCGCTAGGCGCCAAAGCGGCACACATGCTACCTGTTCGGACGTTAAAAAGAGTCTTTGCCGTCATTCTTTACCTGCTGGCGATATATATGCTCTGGAAAGCCTTACATTAAACCTCTCGCTCAATATGCTGCGCCAGGTGCCATCTTGATGTGGAATGATCTGTCAGCGTCGATAGTGTTAACCGGCTGAAGCCTGAACAGGCGGCGCTATCGGATTTGCAGGAGAAGAGCGCAACAACACCGCCAGCATCAGGCTCAGCAGGCTTGCCCAGAAAACAAGATGAAACCCGTCTATATGGGCAATCACCTGAGATTCACGCTCAATGACACTTGCAATACCATTTAACCCAGAAGAACGTATGCGCTCCACGACCAGCGGCTCACCGGCCTGCACGAAGGCGCTCAATGATGCATAACTGGTATCTGCTGCCATACGGAGCCAGGTGGACATGATGGTACCGGCCATTACCGGCATCAATACGCGTGCAATTGAAACATACGCACCGAGCGCCACGCCATGTTGCGGATTGAGATTGGTGACGAATGCGGCAATTAATCCGATGAGCATAATACTCTCGCCAAGCGACTGCATAATCAGGATCGTAATAAATTGATCCACTCGCCAGTTGTGGCTGATATGTGTGCCTAGCCATGCTGTGATCGCGATGACAATCAGTCCGCATATGATGAGCAGCCTGGGCTCGGCGCGTCTGGCCAGATAGACAGCCAAAGGCGTCGCGGCGAGATACGCCGCGAATGCAATCAACGTGGCAGAGCCCGTCTGCATGGGCTTGAGATCGCCCATTTGTGCCAGAAATGTGGGGATCAGCAAGGAAGTGGGCGTCATCAGCACACCGAACAGGCAGGCAATCACCAGACAAATGAGGATGTTTCGATGGCCAAACGCTGAAAGATCTCCAAATGCATTTGGCTGCAACACCGCGCGAACAACCGCTGCGAAAAACAGCATAGCTCCTCCCGCAACAGCGGTAACCACCAGGCCGGAATCCAGCCAACCCAGGCGTTCGGCCGATTCGATACCGATAAAGATCAACACCAGGCCTGTGCAGAATAAGGCCATGCCGGCCCAGTCAGCCTGCCGCCATTGATCCCGATTGACAGGCGTCAGCGGCATTGCTTTCCACGCCAGCAGGGCAATGAGCGGCCCGATAAATGCCGTCACCCAATAAACCCAGTGCCAGCTGACCTCCTCCACCAGAAAACCCGACGCGCCATACCCCGCATCCATGCCGGTCGATACACGCAGGCTATAGGCAGCCATGACAACCAGCCAAAGCCGCGGACGCACACTACGCAACCCCAAACTAATCGTCAATGGCAGGTAGATGCCCATGCACAAGCCGGCAACAGCATGCAGAAGGACCAGCATTGGATAATTGTGTGCGAAAGCAGGAATGAGTAGCGTTGCGAAACCAAGACACAGACTGGGCGTAACGAGAATCCGTGTCGGCCCGATAATGGTGGCCAGCAAGGGGACAACCGACATGGTAACAAGCTGTGCACCGTTTAGCGCGGTGCCCAGCCACGCGGCTTCCAGCACATCCAGACCGAACTGGCCGCGCAGATCTGGTAGCGCCGAGGAAAACAGCCGTCCTTGCAACGTCGTGAGAACCGCGCCCAGAAAAATGGCCACTACGGTGAGTACAGGTCGGGCATGGGGCGTGTTAGCGAAAAGCGAACGGCGTATCATAATCAACCCGATTCCGCCTGGGTTTTGTACGCGACATGCTGCGCCTGTTTCGTATAAGGAGGAATATGTTCTCCTTTTGTATTGACGCTGGCTTCGACAGACATGCCAGGATGTAGCCTGTTTAACTCCCGCTGCCCGGGGGCCAGCTCGATACGCACCGGGATGCGCTGCACGACTTTGGTGAAGTTGCCGGATGCATTGTCTGCCGGCAGCAACGCTGATTCGGCACCGCTCATGGGCGCGATTTCTCTGACCCGGCCACGAAACTGCCTGCCGGGAAGGCCATCAACGCTCACAACAACAGGCTGACCAGGCTGAACATGGGCCAGCTGCGTTTCCTTGTAATTGGCGATCACGTAGGACTGATCGGAAGGCACAATAGACACGATCTGGGTGCCGGTGCTGACCAGACTGCCCAGTTGAACATGGCGTTTGTTAAGCACGCCATCGAAGGGCGCGACAATGCGCGTATAGTCAAGGTCACGTCTGGCCCCTTCCAGTTCGGCTGCAGCGGCGTTTACATCGGCTGCCCGCAGCCCACGCTGGCCTTCGAGGACAGCCAGCGATTGACGGGCCAGGTCGACCTGCGCCATGGCCGCTTCGTGCTGGCTGACCGCATGATCCAGGTCCGCCTGGGCACTTTCAAACAATTGCCGCGACAAAGCGCCTTGCCGGACCAGTTTTTCCTGACGTTCCGGATTGCTCTTGTGTTGACGAACCCGAACCTGGGCCGCGCGGGCATTGGCCTGTTCACCCTTGATGCGAGCGCGCTGTTGCGAGATTTCCCTGTCGAGATTGTCCAGATTGGCCTGAGCCTTGCTCAGTGTGGCCAATGCGGATGCGACTTTCAGGACATAATCGCTGTCATCGATCTGCGCAATCAACTGACCCACGCGCACTGTTTGGTAATCGTCAGCCGGCAAAGCCTTGATATAGCCGGAGACTTTGGTGCTCAGCACCGCAAAGTCCGATTTCACAAATGCATTTTGTGTCGTTTGAATCGTCCGGCTGCTGGTCCAATCGCGCCATTGGGTTGTTGCCAGGATAAGCAGAGCAATGATGGCCACGCACCCTACCCAGGGAGCCAGGCGCAATGCCAGCGGGCGACGGTTTGTCGTTTCTTCAGGCTGAATAGTCATTAAGCGTCCTTGCAAATTTCACCATCGTGTATGGCGCCTGCGAACAGCACCAAAATCATGGCTTCCGACAAAACTAACGATGTTAGTTTATTTAAATGATACACTAACATCGTTAGTTTTCAAACCATCAAGCCTGAGTGCGATATGAGAGCTCCGAAAATTCAGCGAGAACAAGTGGTTCAGACAGCGCTCGCGCTCCTGGACCAGGACGGCCTGGAAGGGTTGACGATGCGCAAACTTGCCCGGTCTTTGAAGGTGCAGGCGCCGTCACTGTACTGGCACTTCGATAGTAAGCAGGCGCTGATCGACGGCATGGCCGATGCCCTTGTGGATACGGTGGCAAGAGATATATCCCAAACTGCGTCATGGCAAGATCGTGTCCTGCAGGTAGCCGGAGAATTTCGTCAGGCATTGCTGCGTCATCGCGATGGCGCCCGGGTATTTGCGGGCACGTATGTGGTGACCGATAACGTGTTGCGAACCAGCGAGGCCATGATCTCCGCTTTCGTGCAGGCCGGCGCAAGTGCAGAACTTGCCGCCGTATTCAGTTTCAGTACAACCTATTACGTTCTTGGTTTCGTCATGGAAGAGCAGGCGCTGGGGCCGGGCAGTACGCTGGATTTGGCTGAGCGTAAGCGCCAGTTCCTGGCATCCACCCAGGACAAATACCCACATAGCTTGGCTGCAAGCGAAGCCATATTTTCTGAAAACTTCGATCACCGCTTTGTGACCGGGCTGGAGCTGCTGATCGCTGGCTCGTATCAGCGTATTCGCGCCGACGCTGCCCAATCTCACCGGTAAACTGGAGTCAGACTAATGCACATTGACACTCGTCAGTTCCCCTTGGTCTGGATGTCGGCAAATGGTGCGTCCAACTGGGAGTCAGAGCTCAACAAGCTGCTGCTCCAAGAAGAACGATTCGTCCTTTTGACCCGTGAAATACCGGCGCGGGACAAAGAGACGGATAATGCAAGCAGAAAGCAACTGGCACTTTGGTTAAAAATCAACCGTGACCAGCTCAGGCACGTCTGCGCGGGAAGCATCGTGGTCGTGGACAGCCAGGCTATTGCAGTGCCACTGCAAGCCGTTTTGGGGCCGCTAAGCAAGGCGTTTGGTTACCCGATACGGCTAGTTGCTGAAAGGCATATTGATGCTGAAATCAGCCGTTTGCTAAAAGGGCCGGATTGACAGGGATTTGGCTCAGTTTGCAAAACCGATCGTGCCCGATGGCGCAAGAAAGACTCAGGTCACTTCATCTTCATAGAGGGATGGCCTGACCGCGCAGCTTTGGACATGCATTAACCTATTCCAATGCCTATAATTCTTCAACGTGCGTGGATTGAGTACTTTGTAAAACCCAAAGCCAATAATGAATCGTAAAAAACAGGAATGTCACCTGCCCTTTTGGCACCGCCCCATAATCATGAGAATGGAGATTTCGGATTAATGCACTGGATTTTCGCGTTTGGTATATTGGCTTCACTGCTTGTTGTTTTTGTCATTTCCTACAAGAGCAAGCCATCGCAAGGCCCTAACCGCTTTGGCAAGACGGCTTCGCCTGTCGGATTTACAACTGCGGTGCGCAGGTTCTTTACCGGATACTTTGATTTTACGGGCAGAGCGAGCCGCACAGAATTCTGGTATGCAATGCTTTTTTATGTGCTGCTGCTATTCGTGCTCGGCCTGCTCAATCTTCCAGACATTGTGCTTTCAATCTTGATGGTCGTTACATTGATACCGTTTTTCTCCGTCACCACACGTCGCCTGCACGACACAAACAGAAGCGGCTGGTATCAGCTCGTCTCATGGTTCATGCCTGTGGGCACAATCATTGCCCTGCTCTGGTTCAACGAGGAGCCGCGCGATTGATCAGGCGAAAAGAACAACACAATTGGAGATCTTAGAACGCTGGTCATTCCCATCATTTTGAGTTTATCAGGTGTGGGGTTGCATGCTGCAAACGTGATATTCTGAATAAGCCGGTATCCAATTATCGTGGCCACACCTTAAGTGTATGCAAATCCAGCAACGTAAACCCCCCCGCATCCTGCCATCCACCTGTATCGATGTAGTAAACGTTACCAAGCTGCGTAGGCTTGCGTAGCGTCATATGTCCGTGGACCACCGCACGTACATTGCGGACAGGCTGGGAATACTGCATTCGATAGCGATCTACGGACCATAGGC of the Advenella mimigardefordensis DPN7 genome contains:
- a CDS encoding sulfite exporter TauE/SafE family protein; the encoded protein is MPTLDLLPFINPWLYALMGALICGSAFVQGISGVGFTLVAAPVAAMVCPELVPGALLTLGSFVTLLTAIRERRHIAWSHAGSALIGRAAGTIVAVFLLTQLAQRPLHFLFSGLIILAVGLTMCGLRIQGTRLNISIAGVISGIMGTLTSVGAPALVIILHNQKPPVLRATIGAILFCGSVLSLFMLALTDHYHAHEFWLSATLIPFMLMGFWLSGYIRHKVTPTTLHKGLLIFCLLSAIALLIKTI
- a CDS encoding HlyD family secretion protein, coding for MTIQPEETTNRRPLALRLAPWVGCVAIIALLILATTQWRDWTSSRTIQTTQNAFVKSDFAVLSTKVSGYIKALPADDYQTVRVGQLIAQIDDSDYVLKVASALATLSKAQANLDNLDREISQQRARIKGEQANARAAQVRVRQHKSNPERQEKLVRQGALSRQLFESAQADLDHAVSQHEAAMAQVDLARQSLAVLEGQRGLRAADVNAAAAELEGARRDLDYTRIVAPFDGVLNKRHVQLGSLVSTGTQIVSIVPSDQSYVIANYKETQLAHVQPGQPVVVSVDGLPGRQFRGRVREIAPMSGAESALLPADNASGNFTKVVQRIPVRIELAPGQRELNRLHPGMSVEASVNTKGEHIPPYTKQAQHVAYKTQAESG
- a CDS encoding sulfite exporter TauE/SafE family protein; the protein is MTLIDPVLLGSLLVLGACTGFLAGLLGIGGGMIIVPFLTAILSTLAVPLDLTVKMAIATSMGTILFTSISSVRAHQRRGAIRWDLVRAFTPGIVLGALAGSLGLFTFARGTSLAILFGCFVIFSATQMFLDRKPKPSRSMPELPGRLGAGMMIGMISGLVGAGGGFISVPFMIWCNISMHVAVATSAALGFPIALANVLGYVTGGISLTHLPPGSFGYIWLPGLAAIALPSVLTAPLGAKAAHMLPVRTLKRVFAVILYLLAIYMLWKALH
- a CDS encoding TetR/AcrR family transcriptional regulator C-terminal domain-containing protein yields the protein MRAPKIQREQVVQTALALLDQDGLEGLTMRKLARSLKVQAPSLYWHFDSKQALIDGMADALVDTVARDISQTASWQDRVLQVAGEFRQALLRHRDGARVFAGTYVVTDNVLRTSEAMISAFVQAGASAELAAVFSFSTTYYVLGFVMEEQALGPGSTLDLAERKRQFLASTQDKYPHSLAASEAIFSENFDHRFVTGLELLIAGSYQRIRADAAQSHR
- a CDS encoding MFS transporter encodes the protein MIRRSLFANTPHARPVLTVVAIFLGAVLTTLQGRLFSSALPDLRGQFGLDVLEAAWLGTALNGAQLVTMSVVPLLATIIGPTRILVTPSLCLGFATLLIPAFAHNYPMLVLLHAVAGLCMGIYLPLTISLGLRSVRPRLWLVVMAAYSLRVSTGMDAGYGASGFLVEEVSWHWVYWVTAFIGPLIALLAWKAMPLTPVNRDQWRQADWAGMALFCTGLVLIFIGIESAERLGWLDSGLVVTAVAGGAMLFFAAVVRAVLQPNAFGDLSAFGHRNILICLVIACLFGVLMTPTSLLIPTFLAQMGDLKPMQTGSATLIAFAAYLAATPLAVYLARRAEPRLLIICGLIVIAITAWLGTHISHNWRVDQFITILIMQSLGESIMLIGLIAAFVTNLNPQHGVALGAYVSIARVLMPVMAGTIMSTWLRMAADTSYASLSAFVQAGEPLVVERIRSSGLNGIASVIERESQVIAHIDGFHLVFWASLLSLMLAVLLRSSPANPIAPPVQASAG
- a CDS encoding DUF805 domain-containing protein, coding for MSPALLAPPHNHENGDFGLMHWIFAFGILASLLVVFVISYKSKPSQGPNRFGKTASPVGFTTAVRRFFTGYFDFTGRASRTEFWYAMLFYVLLLFVLGLLNLPDIVLSILMVVTLIPFFSVTTRRLHDTNRSGWYQLVSWFMPVGTIIALLWFNEEPRD
- a CDS encoding GntR family transcriptional regulator, with protein sequence MNISSKIAGDESQAAGPDLKIGQKHSPLFAVIRDKLRERILSGEFQPGARLVEDKLSIEMAVSRIPVREALRALAAEGLVTIEPRKGASVSILSEETAYDMVEVRASLEGLNAKLAAQRRNEEAIKKLQLILEEGAAAVERDDMSTCRALNTQFHEHLAQVAGNAVLNELMRSLRDRTALVFAPSNMKRVKENWFDHSQILKAVIAGNGELASLLATQHVDNAARAYIEAREKTHQKANEA